One segment of Channa argus isolate prfri chromosome 17, Channa argus male v1.0, whole genome shotgun sequence DNA contains the following:
- the LOC137103071 gene encoding filamin-A-interacting protein 1-like isoform X1 produces MRSRSCTMQGPDDGRIQHTKGFIKQDEEPAAELMKRKVKVQREEKDGRTGMSGTTRKTQKPAESKTMAMPELSKKELLQLLGVMEGEVQAREDVINLLKSERTRPETLEAHYGSAAPTKPLQALQRDTLLIHSNNSTEDVYEKPMAELDRLEDKQKETYRRMLEQLLLAEKCHRRTVMELDNEKRKHADFMNKSDDFTNLLEQERERLKRLLEQEKGYQARKDKEHSRRLENVRAELVKLKSFALMLVDERQLHIEQIDLQSQKIQDLTQKLQEKEQRLVAVTDAAKEDNKKVLKLESELEHKAAKFVQEHEEMSTKLADQESQSRQLRLKLAGLANKIEDLEESNKVLQKSEEDLQELRKKISKGESGNSSLMAELENLRKRVLEMEGKDEEITKTENKCRELRKKLQDEENHSKELRLEVDKLQKRMVELEKLEGAFNKSKMECSQLHANLEKEKRVVKDLAGELERVKTQLKELESSESKFEKAEMVLKDDLMKLKSFTVILVDERKNMEERLKQEEQKSDDLSKMFKAEQGKVTEVTEKLIEESKTLLKFKSEMELKVTTLTKDNDELKTKLASEEEKCRELSNRLSGMKIRIEGLEEIEREMQRNWANKASNTNPDDDNKVKELTQEIERLKSRLKQLEVVEGDLIKTEDEYDLLEKKFRTEQDKANALSKLLEEMKIQIARNKAIEKGEVMSPEAELRIRCKMEEAKSRELQVDVHALKEKIHELMNKEDQLSQLQVNYAVLQQRFLEEEEKKKNMSEEVENLTKELEATKCYSRALRPSMNGRRIVDIPVTSTAVQTDVMASEPAEDETAAGFIRKSVLEENHLMSNLRQRDLKKPTVLERYPPASADLGIRKSWIPWMKKKEAITLTQTTREKTNGAILLRPRQMSQKPVQPLHIRVTPDHENSTATLEITSPQAEDFFSSTTIIPTLGQKPRITIVPKPTAATSKSKACDTRGGLDRAKSPVTITTISRAKSPETSYGSGSGSLQSPVSIITVSATPVAEACTSSEPHEFSAGRTVIKMTPEKQPGPAPVRKYNPGSNIITTEDNKIHIHLGPQFKRPSESCNSPTFTLRPLGMTADSKEASTGTVLRSPHQPSTGKSKMTSSITITPVSSASSRPTQSVPSSDVQSARGAATRIPVSKGMKPSSSKAVLGVSTVARFESRAESQSMKIELRKSTACGSASAVGSKS; encoded by the exons ATGCGATCCAGGAGCTGCACCATGCAGGGTCCAGACGACGGACGCATCCAGCACACGAAGGGCTTCATCAAGCAGGACGAGGAACCTGCGGCCGAGCTGATGAAGAGGAAGGTGAAAGTCCAGCGAGAGGAGAAGGATGGAAGGACGGGCATGTCTGGGACCACAAGGAAGACCCAGAAGCCTGCAGAGAGCAAGACCATGGCAATGCCAGAACTTTCCAAGAAGGAGCTGCTTCAGCTGCTGGGAGTCATGGAGGGAGAAGTTCAG GCCAGGGAGGACGTCATCAACCTGCTGAAATCAGAGAGAACCAGGCCAGAGACCCTGGAGGCCCACTACGGCTCTGCTGCCCCCACCAAACCCCTGCAGGCCCTGCAGAGAGACACACTGCTCatccacagcaacaacagcaccGAGGACGTGTACGAGAAACCCATGGCCGAG TTGGACCGTCTGGAGGACAAACAGAAGGAGACATACAGACGGatgttggagcagctgctgctggctgaGAAATGTCACCGCCGCACCGTCATGGAGCTGGACAACGAGAAGCGAAAACACGCCGACTTCATGAACAAGAGCGACGACTTCACCAACCTGCtggagcaggagagagagag actCAAAAGACTGCTGGAGCAGGAAAAGGGCTACCAGGCTCGTAAAGACAAGGAACACAGCAGGAGGCTGGAGAACGTCAGAGCGGAGCTGGTGAAGCTCAAGTCCTTTGCCCTGATGTTGGTGGATGAACGGCAGCTGCACATTGAGCAGATTGACCTGCAGAGCCAAAAGATCCAGGACCTCACTCAGAAGCTGCAGGAAAAAGAGCAACGACTGGTGGCTGTAACTGATGCTGCTAAGGAGGACAACAAAAAGGTCCTCAAGCTGGAGTCTGAGCTCGAGCACAAGGCAGCTAAGTTTGTGCAAGAGCATGAGGAGATGAGCACCAAGCTGGCTGACCAGGAGTCCCAAAGCCGGCAGCTGAGGCTTAAGTTGGCAGGACTGGCAAACAAAATTGAAGACCTTGAGGAGAGCAACAAGGTGCTGCAGAAGTCAGAAGAAGACCTGCAGGAGCTCAGGAAGAAGATCAGCAAAGGGGAGTCCGGTAATTCATCACTCATGGCCGAGCTGGAGAATCTGCGGAAGAGAGTgctggagatggaaggcaaggaCGAGGAAATaaccaaaactgaaaataaatgtcgGGAGCTGAGGAAGAAGCTACAGGATGAGGAGAATCACAGCAAGGAGCTGAGGCTGGAGGTGGACAAACTGCAGAAGAGGATGGTTGAACTGGAAAAACTGGAGGGTGCTTTCAACAAGAGTAAAATGGAATGCTCTCAGCTTCATGCAAACCTGGAAAAAGAGAAACGTGTCGTGAAAGATCTGGCTGGAGAGCTGGAGAGGGTGAAAACCCAGCTGAAAGAACTGGAGTCATCAGAGTCCAAGTTTGAAAAGGCAGAAATGGTCCTCAAAGACGACCTCATGAAGCTGAAGTCCTTCACAGTCATACTGgtagatgaaagaaaaaatatggaaGAAAGACTGAAACAGGAAGAGCAAAAAAGCGATGATTTGAGTAAGATGTTCAAAGCAGAGCAAGGCAAGGTTACAGAGGTCACAGAGAAGCTAATTGAGGAGAGCAAAACGCTTCTCAAATTCAAATCAGAGATGGAGTTAAAAGTGACGACTCTCACTAAAGACAACGATGAACTCAAAACGAAACTAGCAAGTGAAGAGGAAAAGTGTAGGGAGCTAAGTAACAGGCTAAGTGGGATGAAAATAAGGATTGAGGGACTAGAGGAGATAGAAAGGGAAATGCAGAGAAATTGGGCCAACAAGGCCAGTAACACAAATCCAGATGATGACAACAAAGTAAAAGAGCTCACGCAGGAAATTGAAAGACTCAAGAGCAGGCTCAAACAGCTGGAAGTGGTGGAAGGGGATTTGATAAAAACAGAGGATGAATATGATTTGCTGGAGAAGAAATTCAGGACTGAGCAGGACAAAGCAAATGCGCTTTCCAAGCTTCTGGAAGAGATGAAAATTCAGATTGCCAGAAACAAAGCAATAGAGAAAGGGGAAGTCATGAGTCCGGAGGCCGAGCTGAGAATCCGCTGCAAGATGGAGGAGGCGAAATCCAGAGAGCTGCAGGTGGATGTTCACGCCCTGAAGGAGAAAATCCATGAACTGATGAACAAGGAGGACCAGCTCTCGCAGCTGCAGGTGAATTATGCTGTTCTGCAGCAGAGGTTcttggaggaagaagagaagaagaagaacatgaGTGAAGAGGTGGAAAACCTTACCAAAGAGTTGGAAGCCACCAAGTGCTACAGTCGGGCCTTGAGGCCTAGCATGAACGGCAGGAGGATAGTTGACATCCCAGTTACCTCTACAGCCGTGCAGACAGATGTGATGGCAAGTGAGCCGGCTGAGGATGAAACGGCAGCAGGCTTCATCCGAAAATCCGTCCTTGAGGAAAACCATTTGATGAGCAATTTGCGGCAGCGGGACCTTAAGAAGCCAACAGTTCTTGAGCGATACCCTCCGGCATCTGCAGACCTTGGGATAAGAAAATCCTGGATACCGTGGATGAAGAAAAAAGAGGCCATCACACTCACCCAAACCACTCGCGAGAAAACCAATGGAGCAATCTTGCTCCGTCCACGTCAAATGTCCCAAAAACCAGTTCAGCCACTCCACATCCGAGTGACTCCGGATCACGAGAACAGCACTGCCACCCTGGAGATCACCAGCCCTCAAGCTGAGGATTTCTTCTCTAGCACCACTATTATCCCGACTCTTGGTCAGAAACCTCGAATCACAATCGTCCCCAAGCCCACGGCTGCGACCTCAAAGAGCAAAGCCTGTGATACAAGGGGAGGACTTGATCGAGCCAAGTCTCCAGTTACAATAACCACCATCTCCAGAGCTAAGAGTCCAGAAACTAGCTATGGCAGTGGCTCTGGCAGCCTTCAGTCTCCGGTCTCCATCATCACAGTCAGCGCTACTCCTGTGGCCGAAGCATGCACCTCATCGGAACCTCACGAATTCTCTGCGGGCCGCACTGTGATTAAGATGACTCCAGAAAAGCAGCCTGGGCCCGCACCTGTCCGGAAATACAACCCCGGCAGCAACATCATCACGACAGAGGACAACAAGATCCACATCCACTTGGGTCCACAGTTCAAAAGGCCTTCGGAGAGTTGCAATAGCCCCACGTTTACACTCAGACCTCTTGGTATGACCGCAGACAGCAAAGAGGCATCGACAGGAACCGTGCTCCGCTCGCCACACCAACCCTCAACGGGAAAGAGCAAAATGACGAGCAGCATAACAATCACACCCGTCAGCTCGGCGTCCTCCAGGCCGACGCAGTCAGTG
- the LOC137103071 gene encoding filamin-A-interacting protein 1-like isoform X2, translating into MRSRSCTMQGPDDGRIQHTKGFIKQDEEPAAELMKRKVKVQREEKDGRTGMSGTTRKTQKPAESKTMAMPELSKKELLQLLGVMEGEVQAREDVINLLKSERTRPETLEAHYGSAAPTKPLQALQRDTLLIHSNNSTEDVYEKPMAELDRLEDKQKETYRRMLEQLLLAEKCHRRTVMELDNEKRKHADFMNKSDDFTNLLEQERERLKRLLEQEKGYQARKDKEHSRRLENVRAELVKLKSFALMLVDERQLHIEQIDLQSQKIQDLTQKLQEKEQRLVAVTDAAKEDNKKVLKLESELEHKAAKFVQEHEEMSTKLADQESQSRQLRLKLAGLANKIEDLEESNKVLQKSEEDLQELRKKISKGESGNSSLMAELENLRKRVLEMEGKDEEITKTENKCRELRKKLQDEENHSKELRLEVDKLQKRMVELEKLEGAFNKSKMECSQLHANLEKEKRVVKDLAGELERVKTQLKELESSESKFEKAEMVLKDDLMKLKSFTVILVDERKNMEERLKQEEQKSDDLSKMFKAEQGKVTEVTEKLIEESKTLLKFKSEMELKVTTLTKDNDELKTKLASEEEKCRELSNRLSGMKIRIEGLEEIEREMQRNWANKASNTNPDDDNKVKELTQEIERLKSRLKQLEVVEGDLIKTEDEYDLLEKKFRTEQDKANALSKLLEEMKIQIARNKAIEKGEVMSPEAELRIRCKMEEAKSRELQVDVHALKEKIHELMNKEDQLSQLQVNYAVLQQRFLEEEEKKKNMSEEVENLTKELEATKCYSRALRPSMNGRRIVDIPVTSTAVQTDVMASEPAEDETAAGFIRKSVLEENHLMSNLRQRDLKKPTVLERYPPASADLGIRKSWIPWMKKKEAITLTQTTREKTNGAILLRPRQMSQKPVQPLHIRVTPDHENSTATLEITSPQAEDFFSSTTIIPTLGQKPRITIVPKPTAATSKSKACDTRGGLDRAKSPVTITTISRAKSPETSYGSGSGSLQSPVSIITVSATPVAEACTSSEPHEFSAGRTVIKMTPEKQPGPAPVRKYNPGSNIITTEDNKIHIHLGPQFKRPSESCNSPTFTLRPLGMTADSKEASTGTVLRSPHQPSTGKSKMTSSITITPVSSASSRPTQSVLQLKYLKMKSGGVCCLASSLSSPVRMCSQLGVRPHGSLSQKV; encoded by the exons ATGCGATCCAGGAGCTGCACCATGCAGGGTCCAGACGACGGACGCATCCAGCACACGAAGGGCTTCATCAAGCAGGACGAGGAACCTGCGGCCGAGCTGATGAAGAGGAAGGTGAAAGTCCAGCGAGAGGAGAAGGATGGAAGGACGGGCATGTCTGGGACCACAAGGAAGACCCAGAAGCCTGCAGAGAGCAAGACCATGGCAATGCCAGAACTTTCCAAGAAGGAGCTGCTTCAGCTGCTGGGAGTCATGGAGGGAGAAGTTCAG GCCAGGGAGGACGTCATCAACCTGCTGAAATCAGAGAGAACCAGGCCAGAGACCCTGGAGGCCCACTACGGCTCTGCTGCCCCCACCAAACCCCTGCAGGCCCTGCAGAGAGACACACTGCTCatccacagcaacaacagcaccGAGGACGTGTACGAGAAACCCATGGCCGAG TTGGACCGTCTGGAGGACAAACAGAAGGAGACATACAGACGGatgttggagcagctgctgctggctgaGAAATGTCACCGCCGCACCGTCATGGAGCTGGACAACGAGAAGCGAAAACACGCCGACTTCATGAACAAGAGCGACGACTTCACCAACCTGCtggagcaggagagagagag actCAAAAGACTGCTGGAGCAGGAAAAGGGCTACCAGGCTCGTAAAGACAAGGAACACAGCAGGAGGCTGGAGAACGTCAGAGCGGAGCTGGTGAAGCTCAAGTCCTTTGCCCTGATGTTGGTGGATGAACGGCAGCTGCACATTGAGCAGATTGACCTGCAGAGCCAAAAGATCCAGGACCTCACTCAGAAGCTGCAGGAAAAAGAGCAACGACTGGTGGCTGTAACTGATGCTGCTAAGGAGGACAACAAAAAGGTCCTCAAGCTGGAGTCTGAGCTCGAGCACAAGGCAGCTAAGTTTGTGCAAGAGCATGAGGAGATGAGCACCAAGCTGGCTGACCAGGAGTCCCAAAGCCGGCAGCTGAGGCTTAAGTTGGCAGGACTGGCAAACAAAATTGAAGACCTTGAGGAGAGCAACAAGGTGCTGCAGAAGTCAGAAGAAGACCTGCAGGAGCTCAGGAAGAAGATCAGCAAAGGGGAGTCCGGTAATTCATCACTCATGGCCGAGCTGGAGAATCTGCGGAAGAGAGTgctggagatggaaggcaaggaCGAGGAAATaaccaaaactgaaaataaatgtcgGGAGCTGAGGAAGAAGCTACAGGATGAGGAGAATCACAGCAAGGAGCTGAGGCTGGAGGTGGACAAACTGCAGAAGAGGATGGTTGAACTGGAAAAACTGGAGGGTGCTTTCAACAAGAGTAAAATGGAATGCTCTCAGCTTCATGCAAACCTGGAAAAAGAGAAACGTGTCGTGAAAGATCTGGCTGGAGAGCTGGAGAGGGTGAAAACCCAGCTGAAAGAACTGGAGTCATCAGAGTCCAAGTTTGAAAAGGCAGAAATGGTCCTCAAAGACGACCTCATGAAGCTGAAGTCCTTCACAGTCATACTGgtagatgaaagaaaaaatatggaaGAAAGACTGAAACAGGAAGAGCAAAAAAGCGATGATTTGAGTAAGATGTTCAAAGCAGAGCAAGGCAAGGTTACAGAGGTCACAGAGAAGCTAATTGAGGAGAGCAAAACGCTTCTCAAATTCAAATCAGAGATGGAGTTAAAAGTGACGACTCTCACTAAAGACAACGATGAACTCAAAACGAAACTAGCAAGTGAAGAGGAAAAGTGTAGGGAGCTAAGTAACAGGCTAAGTGGGATGAAAATAAGGATTGAGGGACTAGAGGAGATAGAAAGGGAAATGCAGAGAAATTGGGCCAACAAGGCCAGTAACACAAATCCAGATGATGACAACAAAGTAAAAGAGCTCACGCAGGAAATTGAAAGACTCAAGAGCAGGCTCAAACAGCTGGAAGTGGTGGAAGGGGATTTGATAAAAACAGAGGATGAATATGATTTGCTGGAGAAGAAATTCAGGACTGAGCAGGACAAAGCAAATGCGCTTTCCAAGCTTCTGGAAGAGATGAAAATTCAGATTGCCAGAAACAAAGCAATAGAGAAAGGGGAAGTCATGAGTCCGGAGGCCGAGCTGAGAATCCGCTGCAAGATGGAGGAGGCGAAATCCAGAGAGCTGCAGGTGGATGTTCACGCCCTGAAGGAGAAAATCCATGAACTGATGAACAAGGAGGACCAGCTCTCGCAGCTGCAGGTGAATTATGCTGTTCTGCAGCAGAGGTTcttggaggaagaagagaagaagaagaacatgaGTGAAGAGGTGGAAAACCTTACCAAAGAGTTGGAAGCCACCAAGTGCTACAGTCGGGCCTTGAGGCCTAGCATGAACGGCAGGAGGATAGTTGACATCCCAGTTACCTCTACAGCCGTGCAGACAGATGTGATGGCAAGTGAGCCGGCTGAGGATGAAACGGCAGCAGGCTTCATCCGAAAATCCGTCCTTGAGGAAAACCATTTGATGAGCAATTTGCGGCAGCGGGACCTTAAGAAGCCAACAGTTCTTGAGCGATACCCTCCGGCATCTGCAGACCTTGGGATAAGAAAATCCTGGATACCGTGGATGAAGAAAAAAGAGGCCATCACACTCACCCAAACCACTCGCGAGAAAACCAATGGAGCAATCTTGCTCCGTCCACGTCAAATGTCCCAAAAACCAGTTCAGCCACTCCACATCCGAGTGACTCCGGATCACGAGAACAGCACTGCCACCCTGGAGATCACCAGCCCTCAAGCTGAGGATTTCTTCTCTAGCACCACTATTATCCCGACTCTTGGTCAGAAACCTCGAATCACAATCGTCCCCAAGCCCACGGCTGCGACCTCAAAGAGCAAAGCCTGTGATACAAGGGGAGGACTTGATCGAGCCAAGTCTCCAGTTACAATAACCACCATCTCCAGAGCTAAGAGTCCAGAAACTAGCTATGGCAGTGGCTCTGGCAGCCTTCAGTCTCCGGTCTCCATCATCACAGTCAGCGCTACTCCTGTGGCCGAAGCATGCACCTCATCGGAACCTCACGAATTCTCTGCGGGCCGCACTGTGATTAAGATGACTCCAGAAAAGCAGCCTGGGCCCGCACCTGTCCGGAAATACAACCCCGGCAGCAACATCATCACGACAGAGGACAACAAGATCCACATCCACTTGGGTCCACAGTTCAAAAGGCCTTCGGAGAGTTGCAATAGCCCCACGTTTACACTCAGACCTCTTGGTATGACCGCAGACAGCAAAGAGGCATCGACAGGAACCGTGCTCCGCTCGCCACACCAACCCTCAACGGGAAAGAGCAAAATGACGAGCAGCATAACAATCACACCCGTCAGCTCGGCGTCCTCCAGGCCGACGCAGTCAGTG TTACAactgaaatatttgaaaatgaaatcagGTGGTGTGTGCTGCCTAGCTAGCAGTCTGTCCAG